From Brucella pseudogrignonensis, a single genomic window includes:
- a CDS encoding GNAT family N-acetyltransferase, translated as MTTDHAVDIALLHLRDAHEFSPLLASYAQALKRGAPRRPDDFYAEHLLQDRATEILGARVDGDLVGFVIFFDLPEPVSGLRAGQVDHIYVHHDHRGKGIAKALIDVLADKAEERSWSKLVLNAPRVPEDGRKLYEQVATAADWSSYVIRFGS; from the coding sequence ATGACCACAGATCATGCCGTCGATATTGCACTTTTGCATTTGCGTGATGCTCATGAGTTCTCGCCTCTGCTTGCAAGCTATGCGCAGGCATTGAAACGCGGTGCGCCACGTCGACCGGATGATTTTTATGCCGAGCATCTGTTGCAGGATCGTGCGACCGAAATCCTTGGTGCGCGCGTTGATGGCGATCTTGTTGGTTTTGTCATTTTCTTTGATCTGCCGGAGCCGGTTTCCGGCCTGCGTGCAGGGCAGGTGGATCACATTTACGTTCATCATGATCATCGTGGCAAAGGCATTGCGAAAGCGCTGATTGATGTTCTGGCTGACAAGGCCGAAGAGCGCAGCTGGTCAAAGCTTGTGCTCAATGCGCCGCGCGTTCCGGAAGATGGTCGCAAGCTCTATGAACAGGTCGCTACGGCCGCTGACTGGTCCAGCTATGTGATTCGCTTCGGGAGCTGA
- a CDS encoding GGDEF domain-containing protein, protein MDGAEFILLINMTVSGLFALTFFGIAAYARDNSAAPVFGIGFVFAMLYFLTELLTPSIPNPKFAYMLGFSMYFLTMAFLVIGLARMYSLPVPWLPLGILSAASLLLIYSIYDIARSEMLGRILYQLPYFLILMLAVWIVIHSRTSSRARTRPFGRAWGALDGLMAGLFTVSAIHFLIKPVLANLVGGAGASPDDYIRTDYALLVQSIGAGLSVAGGLLLLLSLMGELISDVTLRSETDQLSGLLNRRGFEFRAEAAIEKSKRMRQALSLIVCDIDYFKLINDTHGHALGDRVIAVFADELRRTAAAKGGIAARMGGEEFAVLLPGHTIQSAWRFAERARLSCADISLPTSGGEVTFTVSFGVTEMEFDDFFSDVYKRADAALYEAKKNGRNCVRTALPMMLDDNVVELRGTNRAR, encoded by the coding sequence ATGGACGGCGCTGAGTTCATACTTTTGATCAATATGACCGTCTCCGGTCTGTTTGCGCTTACTTTTTTTGGTATTGCGGCCTATGCGCGTGACAATAGTGCGGCACCGGTTTTTGGCATCGGCTTTGTTTTTGCGATGCTCTACTTCCTCACAGAGCTTCTGACGCCGTCAATTCCAAACCCGAAATTCGCCTACATGCTTGGCTTTAGTATGTATTTTCTCACGATGGCATTTCTCGTGATTGGCCTTGCACGGATGTATTCGTTGCCCGTGCCATGGCTACCGCTGGGTATTCTTTCTGCCGCCTCCCTGCTGTTAATTTATAGTATTTACGATATTGCGCGCAGTGAAATGCTGGGTCGTATTCTCTATCAATTGCCGTATTTTTTAATCCTCATGCTTGCAGTCTGGATTGTGATTCATAGCCGAACAAGCAGTAGAGCTCGTACAAGGCCTTTTGGCCGTGCCTGGGGTGCTCTTGATGGCTTGATGGCGGGCTTGTTTACGGTGAGTGCAATTCATTTTCTGATCAAGCCTGTGCTGGCCAATCTGGTTGGTGGGGCTGGTGCATCGCCTGATGATTATATTCGCACGGACTATGCGCTTTTGGTCCAGTCGATTGGTGCAGGGCTTTCGGTCGCTGGAGGTTTGCTGCTGCTTTTAAGCCTCATGGGAGAGCTGATTTCCGATGTGACGCTGCGTTCGGAGACTGATCAGCTTTCGGGATTGCTCAATCGGCGTGGTTTCGAATTTAGAGCCGAAGCCGCCATCGAAAAATCCAAACGGATGCGGCAGGCACTGTCGCTGATCGTCTGCGACATTGATTACTTTAAACTCATCAACGATACGCACGGACATGCTCTGGGTGACCGGGTGATCGCGGTATTTGCTGATGAGTTACGCCGCACGGCAGCAGCGAAGGGTGGCATTGCGGCACGTATGGGGGGCGAGGAGTTTGCTGTGCTGTTGCCCGGTCATACGATCCAGTCAGCATGGCGTTTTGCGGAGCGTGCGCGGTTGTCTTGTGCCGATATTTCCCTGCCCACCTCCGGTGGTGAAGTTACATTCACGGTCAGTTTCGGTGTGACTGAGATGGAGTTTGATGACTTTTTCTCTGATGTCTACAAACGCGCTGATGCAGCACTTTATGAGGCCAAGAAGAATGGCCGTAATTGCGTCCGCACGGCTTTACCTATGATGCTTGATGACAATGTTGTCGAATTGCGTGGCACCAACAGAGCCCGATAA
- the leuC gene encoding 3-isopropylmalate dehydratase large subunit, with the protein MSAPRTLYDKIWDDHVVDQQDDGTCLLYIDRHLVHEVTSPQAFEGLRMAGRQVRHPEKTLAVVDHNVPTSKDRVNGINNEESRIQVEALAKNAADFNVEYYSERDRRQGVVHIVGPEQGFTLPGMTIVCGDSHTSTHGAFGSLAHGIGTSEVEHVLATQTLIQKKAKNMLVRVEGELAPGVTAKDITLAIIGEIGTAGGTGYVIEYAGSAIRSLSMEGRMTVCNMSIEGGARAGLIAPDETTFAYVADKPRAPKGEALEQAIGYWKTLHSDEGAHFDKIVELDAAKISPVVSWGSSPEDVVFVTDIVPNPDEIKDETKRASKWRALDYMDLKPGTKMTDIKIDRVFIGSCTNGRIEDLRDAARMAAGKKVAAGVSAMIVPGSGLVKEQAEAEGLDKIFIEAGFDWREPGCSMCLAMNDDRLKPGERCASTSNRNFEGRQGFKGRTHLVSPAMAAAAAIAGHFVDIRDWN; encoded by the coding sequence ATGAGCGCGCCGCGTACACTTTACGACAAGATTTGGGATGACCATGTAGTGGACCAGCAGGACGATGGTACCTGCCTCCTTTATATTGATCGCCATCTTGTGCACGAAGTGACAAGCCCGCAGGCTTTTGAAGGCTTGCGCATGGCGGGTCGGCAAGTGCGTCACCCTGAGAAGACGCTCGCGGTTGTCGATCATAACGTTCCAACGTCAAAAGACCGCGTAAACGGTATCAATAACGAAGAAAGCCGTATTCAGGTTGAAGCGCTTGCAAAAAATGCGGCCGACTTCAATGTCGAATATTACTCGGAACGGGACCGACGTCAGGGCGTTGTGCACATTGTCGGACCGGAGCAGGGCTTTACGCTGCCGGGCATGACGATTGTTTGTGGTGACAGCCACACGTCAACTCACGGTGCTTTCGGATCGCTGGCACACGGTATCGGCACATCGGAAGTCGAGCATGTTCTCGCGACCCAGACGCTGATCCAGAAAAAAGCCAAGAACATGCTGGTGCGTGTTGAAGGCGAACTGGCTCCGGGCGTTACCGCCAAGGACATCACACTTGCTATCATCGGCGAAATCGGCACCGCAGGTGGCACCGGTTACGTGATCGAATATGCAGGTAGCGCCATTCGCTCTCTTTCGATGGAAGGTCGCATGACCGTCTGCAACATGTCGATTGAGGGTGGTGCCCGCGCCGGACTGATCGCGCCAGACGAAACAACTTTTGCTTATGTCGCCGACAAGCCACGCGCGCCGAAGGGCGAGGCTCTTGAGCAGGCAATCGGTTACTGGAAGACGTTGCATTCGGATGAAGGTGCGCATTTCGACAAGATCGTTGAACTGGATGCTGCTAAAATTTCGCCAGTTGTCTCCTGGGGTTCTTCGCCGGAAGACGTGGTCTTTGTGACCGACATCGTTCCGAATCCAGACGAAATCAAGGACGAAACCAAGCGCGCATCGAAGTGGCGTGCGCTTGATTATATGGATCTGAAGCCGGGCACCAAGATGACCGACATTAAGATCGATCGTGTTTTCATTGGTTCGTGCACGAACGGACGCATTGAAGATCTGCGCGATGCAGCCCGTATGGCTGCTGGCAAGAAAGTTGCTGCAGGTGTCAGCGCCATGATCGTTCCGGGTTCTGGTCTTGTGAAGGAGCAGGCGGAGGCCGAAGGTCTCGACAAGATTTTCATCGAAGCAGGCTTTGACTGGCGTGAGCCGGGCTGCTCAATGTGTCTTGCGATGAATGATGATCGCTTGAAGCCAGGTGAACGTTGTGCGTCGACCTCGAACCGTAATTTTGAAGGCCGTCAGGGCTTCAAGGGCCGCACACATCTTGTGTCGCCAGCGATGGCCGCGGCTGCGGCAATTGCCGGTCATTTCGTCGACATTCGCGACTGGAACTGA